Proteins encoded within one genomic window of Cucumis sativus cultivar 9930 chromosome 3, Cucumber_9930_V3, whole genome shotgun sequence:
- the LOC101215633 gene encoding leucine-rich repeat receptor-like serine/threonine-protein kinase BAM1: MFFLVFTFFSLLGFSSSHSLVSDFHVLLALKQGFEFSDSSTLSTWTASNFSSVCSWVGIQCSHGRVVSVNLTDLSLGGFVSPLISNLDQLTELSVAGNNFSGGIEVMNLRYLRFLNISNNQFTGTLDWNFSSLPNLEVLDAYNNNFTALLPTEILNLQNLKYLDLGGNFFHGKIPESYGSLEGLQYLFLAGNDLVGKIPGALGNLTNLREIYLGHYNVFEGGLPPELGKLANLVLMDIADCGLDGQIPHELGNLKALETLYMHTNLFSGSIPKQLGNLTNLVNLDLSNNALTGEIPSEFVELKQLNLYKLFMNKLHGSIPDYIADLPNLETLELWMNNFTSTIPKNLGQNGRLQLLDLSTNKLTGTIPEGLCSSNQLRILILMNNFLFGPIPDGLGTCTSLTKVRLGQNYLNGSIPNGFIYLPQLNLAEFQDNYLSGTLSENWESSSIPIKLGQLNLSNNLLSGTLPSSLSNLSSLQILLLNGNQFSGTIPPSIGELNQLLKLDLSRNSLSGEIPPEIGNCIHLTYLDLSRNNLSGPIPPEISNAHILNYLNLSRNHLNQSLPKSLGAMKSLTIADFSFNDFSGKLPESGLAFFNASSFAGNPQLCGSLLNNPCNFATTTTTKSGKTPTYFKLIFALGLLICSLVFAIAAVVKAKSFKRNGSSSWKMTSFQKLEFTVFDVLECVKDGNVIGRGGAGIVYHGKMPNGVEIAVKKLLGFGPNSHDHGFRAEIQTLGNIRHRNIVRLLAFCSNKETNLLVYEYMRNGSLGEALHGKKASFLGWNLRYKIAIEAAKGLCYLHHDCSPLIVHRDVKSNNILLNSNFEAHVADFGLAKFMFDGGASECMSVIAGSYGYIAPEYAYTLKVDEKSDVYSFGVVLLELLTGRRPVGDFGDGVVDIAQWCKRALTDGENENDIICVADKRVGMIPKEEAKHLFFIAMLCVQENSVERPTMREVVQMLAEFPHQSPTCFQSSSSSSPCQKLKTDEKERERQSKSKPDHLV; encoded by the exons atgtttttccttgtttttacattcttctctcttctaGGCTTCTCTTCTTCCCACAGTTTGGTCAGTGATTTCCATGTTTTGCTTGCTCTCAAACAAGGGTTTGAATTCTCTGACTCTTCTACACTAAGCACTTGGACAGCCTCAAACTTCAGCTCAGTTTGTTCATGGGTCGGGATTCAGTGTTCTCACGGACGAGTTGTTTCAGTCAACTTGACAGATTTGAGTCTTGGTGGCTTTGTTTCACCGTTGATTTCAAATCTTGACCAACTTACTGAGTTGTCCGTCGCAGGAAATAACTTTTCTGGTGGCATTGAAGTCATGAATTTGCGTTACCTTCGATTCCTTAACATCTCAAACAACCAGTTCACTGGGACTCTGGACTGGAACTTTTCGAGTCTGCCGAACTTGGAGGTGTTGGATGCCTATAACAACAACTTCACTGCTCTACTCCCCActgagattttgaatttacagAACCTCAAATACTTAGACCTTGGAGGTAACTTTTTTCATGGAAAAATCCCTGAAAGCTATGGCAGTTTAGAAGGGTTGCAATATCTTTTTCTTGCAGGAAATGATTTGGTTGGGAAAATCCCAGGAGCGTTGGGAAATCTCAcaaatttgagagaaatttaCTTGGGCCATTACAATGTTTTTGAAGGGGGACTTCCACCCGAACTTGGGAAATTGGCCAATTTGGTTCTCATGGACATTGCAGACTGTGGTTTGGACGGTCAAATTCCTCATGAACTTGGGAATTTGAAGGCCTTGGAGACTCTATATATGCATACAAACCTATTCTCAGGTTCGATTCCTAAGCAGTTAGGCAATCTGACAAACTTGGTCAATTTGGATCTCTCCAACAATGCACTCACGGGAGAAATCCCATCTGAGTTTGTTGAGCTCAAACAGCTCAACCTTTACAAGCTCTTCATGAACAAACTTCATGGATCTATCCCAGACTACATAGCAGATTTGCCAAACTTGGAGACGTTGGAACTGTGGATGAACAACTTCACCAGCACAATCCCTAAGAATCTTGGCCAAAATGGGAGGCTTCAGCTCCTTGATTTGTCAACAAACAAGCTCACAGGTACAATACCTGAGGGCTTGTGTTCATCAAACCAGCTGAGAATATTGATTCTGATGAACAACTTCCTGTTTGGGCCAATCCCTGATGGTTTGGGGACATGTACCAGTCTTACAAAAGTGAGGTTAGGGCAAAACTATCTGAACGGAAGCATTCCCAATGGCTTCATTTACTTGCCTCAGCTAAATTTAGCAGAGTTTCAGGACAATTACCTTTCTGGAACACTTTCAGAAAACTGGGAGAGTTCATCAATACCCATCAAATTAGGGCAACTTAATCTCTCTAACAATCTTCTCTCAGGAACTTTACCATCTTCACTTTCTAATTTGTCTTCTCTGCAAATTCTCCTCCTCAATGGCAACCAGTTTTCTGGTACAATTCCTCCTTCCATTGGAGAACTCAATCAACTTCTAAAGCTTGATCTTAGCAGAAACTCGCTTTCAGGTGAAATTCCACCTGAAATTGGGAATTGTATTCATCTCACTTACCTTGATTTGAGCAGAAACAACCTCTCTGGCCCAATTCCTCCTGAAATTTCCAATGCACATATTCTCAATTACCTCAACTTGTCAAGAAATCACCTAAATCAATCCCTACCAAAATCATTAGGAGCAATGAAGAGCCTGACGATTGCTGATTTCTCCTTCAACGATTTCTCCGGAAAGCTACCGGAATCCGGACTTGCGTTCTTCAATGCTTCATCCTTCGCCGGAAATCCTCAGCTCTGCGGCTCTCTCCTCAACAATCCCTGCAACTTcgcaacaacaacaacaacaaagtcGGGAAAAACTCCAACGTATTTCAAGCTAATATTCGCCCTCGGCCTATTAATTTGCTCTCTAGTGTTCGCCATAGCGGCAGTAGTGAAAGCGAAATCATTCAAACGAAATGGATCAAGTTCATGGAAAATGACCTCATTCCAAAAGCTTGAATTCACCGTCTTCGACGTCTTGGAGTGCGTGAAAGACGGCAACGTGATCGGACGAGGCGGCGCCGGCATCGTCTACCACGGGAAAATGCCGAACGGAGTTGAAATCGCAGTGAAGAAACTCCTAGGGTTCGGCCCTAACAGTCACGATCATGGATTCCGAGCCGAAATCCAAACCCTAGGCAACATTCGACACCGAAACATTGTGAGATTACTCGCATTCTGCTCCAATAAAGAGACAAACCTCCTCGTGTATGAATACATGAGGAATGGAAGCTTAGGCGAAGCACTCCATGGCAAAAAAGCCTCGTTCCTTGGATGGAATTTGAGATACAAAATCGCGATTGAAGCCGCCAAAGGTCTGTGCTACCTCCACCACGATTGCTCTCCACTAATCGTTCATCGAGACGTGAAATCGAACAACATCCTCTTGAATTCAAACTTCGAAGCTCACGTCGCGGATTTCGGATTGGCGAAGTTCATGTTCGACGGCGGCGCGTCGGAATGCATGTCGGTGATCGCCGGATCTTACGGCTACATCGCTCCTG AATATGCATATACATTGAAAGTCGATGAGAAAAGTGATGTGTATAGTTTTGGAGTGGTGCTATTAGAGCTTTTGACGGGACGTCGACCAGTTGGAGATTTTGGGGATGGAGTGGTTGATATAGCACAATGGTGCAAAAGAGCTCTAACAGATGGCGAGAATGAAAATGACATTATTTGCGTAGCTGACAAAAGGGTAGGAATGATACCAAAAGAGGAAGCAAAACACTTATTCTTCATAGCAATGTTATGTGTGCAAGAGAACAGTGTGGAAAGACCAACAATGAGAGAAGTGGTTCAAATGTTGGCTGAGTTTCCTCACCAATCTCCCACTTGTTTCCAatcttcctcctcctcttctccCTGTCAAAAATTGAAGACCGacgaaaaggaaagagaacGTCAATCAAAGTCCAAACCAGATCATTTAGtttaa